The nucleotide window TACCTTTGCCACCAATTGCGACTGCGCGACGGTCTGGTCACTGGACGTTATCTGCGCATTCTCACCTATCCAGTATGCCATGGCGCCACCGGAAATCTTTGGTATGTTGAGGGTGTCGGTAGCCATCGGATAAACGGTAGCGCCCGCCCTCCTGATAACCGCCTGGGCCGTTATGCGGTCCTTAACCTCACTGACGTGCTCTTCCGGTACAAGAAAGCCGCCTGCCGAACCGGTCCCTTCGCCCAGTGCCTTCCTCTCATAGCGCGCCCCCGTCCAGTCCTTTGTTGACATTGCCTTGAAGAGGCGGCCAAAGCTGAACCTGCTCGGTTCACCACTCCCTGCCCACTTCGAGGGGAATTCCAGCTTCCTTGGGCTCCTGACCATTTTATGTACGGCGTCATTCAGCCTGTTCTTCACCATACCCTCTATCCTGTCGGCCAGGGACTCCTTGTGTTTTTCAAGTTCGCCGGGCATGCCCTTCAGCATCTTCTCAAGGACATTTACCCTCTGTGTGACTTCCTTATTCATCCAAATTCCTCCTTTGCGGTAATTACGTTCGGTTACAATTGCAGATTCTGCACTAATGCGGCCAAAGGGTACGACTGCTCCTTATCTGGAGCCGGACGAGCATACGCTGGACCCAATGGATTTCTCTATAATACTGACTACTTCGTATGAAGAGATCAGGGGTCTCGCCGTGAGATCCTCAACCTCCTTCAGCATGGAATCAAGTTTGTCTACCAGCGCCTGGTCGGATGCCGTCCGGTCGACATTATTTCTGAGCGACTTCATCTCCCTCTGGCTGATGAGACCGCTCCTCCTGGCCTCCGCAAGGGCCTTCGGATTTGTCGGGATGGGCACTGCAGATATCTCAACCAGCTCCTGTTGCTTGAAACGCCGTCCCCTCGTTGCGCCGGCGATTTCCTCCCAGTCCTTGGGTATAAACCCCACCGAGAAGCTTCTAAGAAAGCCGCCGCGATAGAGCTTATAAATGGTATCCGCAAACGGGTACTCGGCGCGGGTGGCAAACTGGAGCCTGAACATCAGCTGTCCGTTGCCGATGCGGGTCTCAAGGACCTTAGCGATGGGCGGGCTGTCGTATTTGTGGGCAAAAAGCACCACCGGGTTCTTTCTGAAATTTTCCAGTTCCCAGCCGGTGGTACTCATTACGTCGCCGTCGCGGTCGGCCTCCTCCGTAGAGGCCACGGCCCAGAAACTCCTTGAGGCGTCGTCCTCTTCCTTTAACACGACCCCATACGTCTTGTAGATAGTGGTTGGCATGTCTCTCCCTTTTCTCATCTCTCGCTTTAACAACCGGAAACAAAAAAGGCCCGGGAGAGTTTTTTTTGCTCAAAACTCCCCCGGGCCTCATGGTTTCTTAAAAAGAACCTTCGGTTACCGGATTTTTTATTTCGTGCGGCGTCCGTTCATCACTCCGGACGTGTTCCTAGTATCTAATGGTCTATCTTCTCCTGCTCCTCAATAGACGTTTTTATGTTTCTTATGATGCCGTCTACCAGCACCAGTTCCAAATTGACCGTGCCGTAAAAACCCTCGCGCATCACGCCGTCAATCACCCGGCCGGCCTTTACGCGGAACCGGTCAACCGCCTTTTTATTAATTGGTTTTTCCTTCGTAACCATCATAACTTGAATTTACCACACTTTGTAAACTTGTCAATGGCAGGAATCAACAGTAATCAACACAGGCACAAGGCTAATCTAGCTTTTAGCCTTCCTCTATTTCAATAATGCCTTGTTTCCCTCTTAAAGTGACGGTCCAATTGTTTATCAAGTCTCTCCCTATGCACGCGTGCTCCGCATCTGTTACTATTACTCTGTGAACCTTCTTGTCAAACGGGGACACGGATACTTTTGCTGAGTAAACATCTTCGAATCTTATTGCGGTCGCTTCTTTATAACCAGCCACGAGCATTTTATCTACCTTTACGAGTCCCAATTCTGTTACAATTTTTTGGGGAACTACACTGATAGACGCTCCTGAATCAACAATTGCAGGTAGTGTTCTTGATGAAGATTGTGTGCTATCAGGAATAGAAACAGTACAGTCAATCACTGGTGCAGACGGAAGAAAAGAGGGATTGTAAGGTATACTTAAGCTCATCTCTTACTTACGCAAGAACGGTGTGGGTATATGAGCAACTTCTGGTTCCCTGGTTACCTTTGGCATGTATATAGAACGGTAGCCATATTTTTTGTATACTCTCTCCGCTAATCCAGAGAAATCTTCATCGAAATCAACAACCTCATTGTCTACAATAGCAATAAATTTATTCTTGTAATCTTTGACAAGTCTTTCTTTATTTGCGTTAAAGAACTTCACTGCCTCTTCAAATTCTTCACTGTCAGAACGTTCTACCACCTCTTCATGTTCACCGAAATCTTCTAATGTGTTCCATGGGTCTGTTTCTATTGCCGGTTCACATGCTAGCACAAAATTGCCTCCAAAAGCAACCTTCCACTCCTTTTGCCTACGTAACCATTCATCAGTTTTCCCAGTAGATTGTGGTCCTAGTACATCAACCCAAGAGATTGTTATTTGTTCGTTTGTTGGTGTGTATTCGCCAGAAAATAAGTCAACAGAATCAATAACAATTTGGAAGCTTCCCAACACATCCGCAAGACTTTTCACAGTTCCAGTGTTCCATTGTAACGGTTCTGTTCGCAATATAGGATCTTGCCCTCTAGCTACCATTACGGCGTTATTTCTAGCGGAGTATATTGGGACTAGTGGCGCTGCTTGTCTTCTAATTTGAGTATCCGCAAGAGCCGGTAATGTCATCGTTTATCCCTTTTCTAATAAAGTCTTTAATACACTTTTAGAGCGGCGTATTTTCTCATCAACTTCGGCAACTCTGCGCTTTACATGTTCAACGTTTCCAACATCGCAATGGTAGTTAAATCTGCCTATCACTTCCTTAACAACAACATTATTATCAATTATACTAGGAATTGGGTCAATAGTTAATTTTACTGCAAAATCGCCGTCCTTATAGCGAATAATGCTCCCGGGGAAAACTGCACCTCTTACTAAATCATTGAATGCTTTTGTTTCGGATTCGGGAAGAAACTTTTGCTTTATTAGACCAGTCAGGTCTTCTTCTCCAGGCTTCTTGATGTTCCACGAAGAGTTTAATCCCACAGCATTATATGGCGTATGAGGCAGTTTATTAACATATTCAATCACAATCTGCTTTAGTGTTCCAAGATTACTTTCATTAACTACTTTTAGTCCTACCTCCAATTTGTTCTCATCCACGGTTAGCAAGAAATTTTGCGATTCAAATAGTGAGAAAAGAGGCGTATTAATAAAATTTGTAGCTTGTTCTGCAATAATGTTTTTGTCACGCAACCAATCTTTTGAAGCGATTGAAGGGTTGTAGTTCTGTGCCAAGACAACAATATTAGCGCTATTTAATAGTACATTCATGTGGCACCTCGCATATTAAATGCAACCATACTACATAAGTAATTGCATCAATTCAACTGGAATCCTCTAAGGCCTTTTAACAAAAATACTTAAATTAAGGAATGATTAAATAGTTTTATTATATTACTCTGCTTATGTAGCTTCAAAACTATTCCTGTGCAAAAAAAGGACTATTCTGTTTGTTGGATTCGTGGCCGGATGAGCGTAGGTGACACGTTTTTTTCTATTTGGAATCATTTTCTCGACTCTGTGAATCTCCCCACTCCACGGGGGACATGTTCCATAGCTTCTTGCGGGCCTCGTTGACGGTCCAGACGTCGCTGCCCACAAGTTTAGTTGCTATGTCGCTCTTGTCAAGCTCGTTGTCCCTGAGCGCTTCAACGCCTGAGAGATCGAACTCTCCGAATATGCCCACGCCGAAGCGTGGCGCGAGGAACGTGTTCACACACTCCTCTATTTTTCTGAGGCGCGGGATGACGCCTTTTGTCCAAAAAATCCTGTCCTGTGTCTCAGAGTTGGCATAGTTCGCATGTTCCAGAATCCCGACCTCTATGGGCGGCACCTTGTAGACGGCCAGTATCTCCTCGCGCGACAACCTACGCTGCTCGATAAACTCCATGTCCTTCTGCCCCAAGCTGATTGACTGCCACTGAAGACCCTTTTCGAGCAGGATCACGCGGTGCGAGCGTTCGGCGCCGGAGTATGCCTGGTCAAATTCGGCCCGTAGACGCCACATAGCGGCATCGTTTAGTTCAGCCTGTGTACTTATCACCCCTGAGGGCCGCGCCCCCTGTTTGAAAAACTTTTGGTTGTACATAACGGCATAGAAGTCGGCCAGAAGTCCCTGCCGCACCGCCGCAAGCGGTGACATTCCCCACAATTCGTTGAGCGGGTTAAAGTACTTTAGGTGTATCATCTCGTCCCGGCCATAGCCCACACTCTTTTCGCCCACGCTGAAGAGATAACCGTCTACCAACTCTTCCTTGTTGGGTATGATGCGCATCCTGTCGGGCCTGAGGGGCCATATCTCACCCGGATGCCCGTCGCTGTTATTCTTCTCAAGCGCCCAGAAGCAGTTGCCCGTGAGCTCCATGTACACCATCGAGGCCTCCCAGAAATCGTAGCGTGTCATCCGCGGGTTAACGCCCCAGAACAGTTTTACAAGCGGGTGGGTCTGCGGAAGTCTCTCACGGCCCGACGACGTGTCTTTATAGAACACGAACGGCACGCTTGCCACTGTCTGCGCAATCGCCTTCACACAGGCGAAGACCCAGACGCTTGAGTACTCCGCGTCGCCGTATATTTCCATATATTGTTTGGAACGCCAGTCAACGGGGGTTGCATAACCGTCGCCCCAGGGAGAAAGTGACAGCGAGAGTGGCAACGACCGGTTTGATTTCCTCTGTATGAAGGACATGATTTTGTTCATTACACTCATTCTCTTGACCTCATGTTGTTGGGTGTAGACGGTATGGCATCCGCTTCGACATTCATTATCCTGAATTTACCACAAGTCTGAAATTTGTAAATGGCAGGATTCAACACACCTCAACATGGTCAAATAAACCTTATCCTCGGTGTGGAGTGGTGGCGGAGCTGGCGGACGGCCATCTCCAGGGCGTCGGGGCCGTCGTCGTGGGAACCCCGGGGGAATTCTATCAGCTGCTCTATAAGCAGCTTCAGGTCACGATTAAATAAAATAGTCCCGTTTTCTATCAGCGCAGATAGGCTCGCTATGCGGGCGGTCTTGTCGCTAAAATTCTTAACCCCGCGGATGGGGATAAATAATTTCTCGCGCCTGGAAATGTCTTCAAGCATGTCTTTGAGCACTACCTGAAAGACGTTGGTCTCCACGGCAAGACAGAGAAAATGTGACTTTTTTTTACTGGCTTCCTCTCCGTCCGAATGCCCCGACCATCTCTGAAAATTCCTGACAGCGGCATCGGCGATGGCCGCGGGCCTGCGTCTTTTTATATCAGCCTCAAGCACGTATATCTTTCCGCCAACCTGACCCACCGTGACCATGGCGCTGTAGTCGCCCGAAGAGGAAGAGCCCAGTGCGGGGTCAATCGCCGTCGCTATCAAGAGTTCCTGATTATATAAATCCTCAGGCTTGTAGTAGCTAATCCACTCCTCACGAATCAACTGTTCCTCCGGACTTATCGGGTTATTCTGGTATTCGCACTCAAACGCGATGGATCCAATTCCTTCTTTACCACCATCACCTTGTTTTATTTTTTTCAACCTTTCGGCGTCATAGTAGCCGGACCACAGCGCCGCACCATCCGTACCCAGCGCACGGTATCTTTTGCCCTGCCATTTCTTGAGAAGTTTTGAGAGGAGGCTGTCGTAATGGAGTATCGTGCCCACAACGATTATGTCGCCTTCGGGTCCCGGCAGGTTCAGCACCGAACGGTTGAACCATGACTCAAGCTTCCGTCTCTGCTCGGCGCTCAGCACGCCCTCGTCGTCCTCGAGGTCGTCGCATATTACAAGGTCGGGTCGCGACTCAAAGCTCCTCATTCCGCGGAGGCTTGAGCCGACCCCTTTGGCAACCACCCTCACACCGTTGGAGCATAGAATATCGGTGGATGTCCACTTCTCTCTGCCCACCAGCTCTCCGAAGTCCATCCTGATAAGCCCGTTTTCCTTCAGCTCGCGTATTATCGCCCCCAGGAAACCCTCCGATATGGTGCTTGAGGATGAGATGATTACTATGAAACGTTTCCTTCCGGTGCAGATGGCCCACAGCGGATAGACGAGGCCCATCAGTACGCTCTTGCCGTGTCCCCTGGGTGCCGCAACGGCCTCACGCTTGTTCTCAGTGCTGGAGGCCATGAGGTCATAAAGCTCGGCATGGAACGGCGCGGGAGAGGCCGTCAGATAGTGCCTGAGATACCGCCCGGCAAAGGCTGCGGGGCTGTCCCAGGCATCAAGCTCCGCAAGAAGCTCTTTGCACAGAAGTAATCTCTTCTCTAAGTGAGGTAACCTCCTGTATGAGGGCAGACCTGAGCGCCCGGCGTTCAACCTCCGCAAGTGCCGAGAAATACACGTCTCCAGCATCGCTTTTCCTTTCCTCCCGGTACGCAATCAATAGCTTAAGGGCCTGCGGATCGCCTTCCCCGGCCTTACCGGCAATGGCCTTAAGACCCTGTTCTATCTCGAGGTCTATGTTCAGACCCGAAGCCGCACGTACCGGTATTCTCTTTTTTGTTCTCTTTTTCTGTTTGGATTTCGGCATGTAAGCCCTGGAAAACTGTATCGGCAGGCAGTCTGGTGGAAAGGCAAAAACGCTGAAAAACCCTCGGCCGCAAGCATGCGGGCCTCGGGCATTCACCTGTCCGTTAATAAAGGAAAAAGGAAGGCGGGGTGTACGGTTTGAAACCGCGCGTCATCGGCCTTTGTTTTATTTAGCCTTCCCATATACGGGAAACACACCCCCGGTGCCTTCCATGACTTCTTGTAAGAAGCTTACCACATAACCCGCATATGTCAATGTCCGGACTCAACCAGACTCAACCTGGCTCCACGTCGTTGACACAACCGGACAATACAGTATACTCTAAATATTGTACTGACAATTTCAGGACCGTTTCCATAAGAGGCGCTTTTAATTGTGAAAGGTTTTTCCAGATGAGCAGAGCTTTATTTATTGTGTCTTTACTGATCTTTGCATTATGTGTACCTGTTGCAATGGGACAGGAAATAGCTGGCGAAAAAGAGAAAGCCAGTAACGAAGCCGATTCCCACGAGGGAGGAAAGAAGGCCGCAGAAAAATCAACCGGCGCCAGCCGGGATTTCCTTAAGCTTGCCGAACCCGCCACTAAAAAGAAGAAGAAAGGGGACAGTGCCAGGCCCTACGGGAGTTACTGGACGGCCCTCTATGGGGGCAGAACAGAGGCGGGGGCTGGAATCGATGAGGAGACGGGTGAGCCTGAGGAACCCGCCTTCAGCCCGTATTACGCAAAACCCTCAAAACCTCGCAAAACCACAAGACCGAGGGTATCGGGTGACCTGAAGCTAACGCCACTGACACCGCCGCCGCTCTCGGAATTTGCAGAGGTGGATTTCGCAAGGTTTGCCTCCGGCGCGTTTGCGTCTGAATACGCAGACAAGTTCGTGAAACTTAAGTGTGAATTTGCAAGCCTGGCCCCTCAAGGAATGAGGCTGAAAGAATTTCCGGCGCCGGAGTACGTCAATTTTATGGTAAAGGGCGTCGGCACCACCATGTACGGTCTCACGGTAGCCATGCCCAGCGCCAAGGCGCGCAAGCTCTTCGGGCTTGAATCACATAAAGAGATATTCCTCTACGGCCGCGCAGTCCGCCTCGGCATGAGCCGGCTCACGGTGCTTGTTGAAAAGGTGGACATAACGCAACCAGGAACCCCGGTGAAATAGTAATAAGTACGCCGGGTACACCCTGCGGGCCGTGCCAAAGGCAGCCGCCTGAGGCGCCCTTGAAAGGATTCACCGATGGCGAACTTTCAGCCTCTAGCCAACTTTCAGTCTCCGGCATGACTCTGCCACTACAGCGTCAATGATTATTTCTGCCCCGTGATTAAAGCGGAGTCTTTGTCAAGCCGTACCACCTTGGGCCTCTTGAAGCCGGCCTTCTGGAGCCATCCCTTCATCTCCTCCTCGTCGTAGGATGAACCCTCGCATGTGCCAAGCAGCATATTGAGACTGAAAAGCACCGGGAAGAGGGGGCCTGTACCCGTACCGTCCAGCAGAAATTCGTGTATTATCACCGTGCCCCCCGGTTGAAGGGCGGTATGGCATTTCTTCAGTATACCGACGTTTGTAGCCGGGGCGTAGATATGGACGAGGTTCGAGACGAAAACCACGTCATAGGCCTCACTGCCAAACTCTGCTTCCAGACAGTCCCCCACCCTGGTATGCACCCTTTCCTCAAGCCCCGCCTCCTTTATGCAGCGCCGGGCTATCTGGATGTTGTCCTCCAGGTCGAACACCGTGGTGGTAAGTCCGGGATGCAACCTGGCAAACTCGATGGAATACGCACCGGGACCGCCGCCTAAATCCAGCAGGTGCTTGAAGCGTTTCAGCCCGAATTTCCTGGCAATCAACCGGGCCTTCATAATGCCGCTGTTGTGCATGGAGGCCATGAAGTCCTCCAGGCGCGCGGGGTCGGTTCCGATGTCCTCCACCACCGATTTGCCCGTGCGCACGGCCTCCTGCAGCCTTGCCCACCTGTCCCAGAGGTTGTGCATGTGGTGGATGCGGGCGCCCTGATAGAGCGGCTTATCCCGCACGAGATATTCATTTGCCCAGGATGTGTTTTCATATCTCCTTTGTGTCTTCCTCAGGAGTCCGAGGGAGACTAGGGCGTCAAGGAGCATCTCCGTCGCCCTCGCGTCCGTCTTGAGCTCCTGGGCGGTCTCAATGGACGACCTTGCACATTTACCAAGCAGGTCGAATATCCCAAGTTCTACCCCGGCAAAGATTACCTGTGACTTCCAGTAGGCCCAGCTCAATTCTTCCATGCGATCTAGTTCCTTCATCTAAGTCCTCATTCCCGTATTCTCGTACAGTGAGTTCTTTACGGCACGCAAGGTCTCATCATGGATGCGCCGGGCCATTTGTTTCAAATCTTCCATGGTTTCATCGTTATCACCGTGTTCAAACCGCGAGAGCACATCGTCATAAGCGCTGATAAGCAACTCGTTCACCCCGGCGAGCATACCGTCTTCTCTGGTTACATTGCAGACGTCGGCGTCGTCAGGTTGCAGCATGTCCAGAACCCCCCGGCAGAGGCTGACTGCGGCCTCTGAGAATGCAGCAACCTTTGGGTCACTGAACTCGCAAAAGGCCTCGTAGCCGGTAAGGGGTTCCGCCGTTGTCTGCGGCAGTTCGATTACGCGCTGGAAATCGGGAGTGCCCCGAAAAAACGTCTGCCCATGGTGCAGGATGTGGGCGGTTACTGCGGGCGTACGCAACAGTTCAAGTTTTCTGAGAAACTCGAAATTCTCTCTGACGTCAGCCAGGGTGGAACCGGGATGAAACATTATAAAACCCAGTGTGGGTTCAATACCAAGGCGCCGGAGGGTCTTTACGGCCCCCTCGTTCGCACCTATAGAAACGCCCTTTTTGAACCGGTTGAGGACGTGCTGGCAGCCGCTCTCTATACCAAGAAAGACCTCCCTGAGTCCGGCATCTACCAGCCGTGACAGGCTCTGTTCCTCTACGTCATTGGCGCGGCATTCAATGCCGAATCTTATTTTCAGACTGTCCTTAATTATGAGGCCGGCCAGTTGAGAGGCCCGTTGCTTGCCATCTCTGCCCGGACCGAAGAAGTTTGCATCGGCGAAGTAGAAATCCCGTATGCCCCGGTCTCTGTACAACGTCTTTATCTCCTGGAAAACATTTTCGGCACTTCTACCCCGCCATGATGCGGATGTGTTATTAGTGTAGAAGGGATTGATATAGCAGAACGTGCAGTGGCCGTAGCAGCCGCGGCTGCCCAGCACGTAGGTGGTGATACCTCGTTTTTCATGCGGCCACATGTCACTCCGGTCAGGGAACGGGAGGCCGTCCAGTTCTGTGTTCAGGACACGCGGCCTATTTTTTATAATCCGGCGTTCCCCGGTGGCGGCGTCAATCCGCGCGAATGCCAATCCTTCTATCTGACCCAAAGTTTCAGGGGCGGGGTCATCCAGGAGGGATTTAGACAGCTCTAGCAATGTAAACTCAGCTTCGCCGATGGCGACGGAGTCTATAAAAGGGAATTGCTTAAGAATGTTATCGTATGAAAACGTTGGGTAGAAGCCGTACAGGCTTATGTGTGTCCGGGGGCACAGGACGCGCAGGCGTGAGAGCATGTCGAAGACGCCGGCGGTCTTGTCCCAAACATACACCATATGAACCGCGAGGAGTTTCGGCGGCTTTGTTTTGATTTCGTCCAGGGTCTGCTGCATGGACCAGCGCATGAGATTTGCGTTGATGATTTCCGCGGGCATCTTGTGTGATTTGAGCACGGCGGAGATGTAGGGTGTCAGGAGATTTGCGGACAGCGGGGCGTTAACCACGTCCTGATGCCTCTCCGGGTCATCCGGCCGCGGGTGTTCAAGCAGGATGATGGACGATACTTCTTGGGTGTTTGATTTCATAGTCCTGAGCGTTCCCGGGTTCTTTACGTGGTATTAAACACAGGTGCTTAAGCGCTGTCAATTTATTTCAGGTCGTGGGTGAGATAATGAGACCCTTCGCCAGTTCCTTCGCCCTGCTCAAGGCTTCGGCTCAGGGTGACAAGGGTTATACAAAATGCCATTCTGAGTGGAGTGTAGTCACGTTGTAGGCGGATTCACCTCTGCCGCTACAATACGATGGCAGGTACTGGAGTCTGCCCCGAAAATACAAGCAAAGCAGGCTTTGCCACTACAATTATATCGGGATGATGTATGACAATCGAAGGTTTTGAAGTACCTGGTTATTCTACAACGCCGCGGCTACGCTTCTCTTCCGGCTTTTTTCGAGATACGGCTGGTAATATTCCTTAACCGTCTTGAGGGAGCAGAGCTTGCCGCACATGGTGCAGGTGTCGCCTTCCATGGGAGGGCGGCTCTTGCGAATCTCCCTGGCCCTCTTCTCGGATATCGCGGTCGTGTACTGAGTCTCCCAGTCCAAGTCCCTGCGCGCGACTGCCATCTTGAGGTCCGCGTTCTTTACCTTGTCCTTGAGCTTGACCATGTCGCCCACGTGGACGGCCACCCTTGCGGCCATGACCCCCTCCCTGACGTCGGCAACGTTGGGCAGGGCGAGGTGTTCGGGCGGAGTGACGTAACAGATGAAGTCGGCGCCGTACATGGACGAAAGCGCGGCGCCTATAGCCGACGAGATGTGGTCATAACCCGGTGCAACGTCGGTAGTTATCGGTCCCAGCATGTAGAAGGGGGCGTTATTGCTCAACCTCTTCTGTAATATAACGTTGGCCTCTATCTCGTCGATGGGTATATGGCCCGGGCCTTCGACGATGCACTGGACGCCCTTTGACTGGGCGTATTCGGCTATCTCCGAGTTGATAATCAGTTCCTGTATCTGCGCCCTGTCGGTTGAGTCGTGGACGGCCCCGGCCCTGAGGCCGTTGCCCAGGCTGAGGATGACGTCGTGCCGCTTCATTATGTCTATAAGGCGGTCTATCTGTTCGTAGAGGGGGTTTTCCTTCTGATTGTGTTCAATCCAGGCGGTGAGGAACGAACCGCCGCGGCTGACCAGACCGCCGAAGCGGTAACCCTGTTTCTTGAGCCTCTCCAGCACAAGGCGGTTTACACCGCAGTGGATGGCCATAAAACCGATGCCCTCTTCGGCCTGCTGCTCGATTATATCGAACAGGGCCTCAGGGTCCATCTTCTCCACCGCGCCCCTGTCCCTGATAGCCTCGATGGCTGCCTGGTACAGAGGAACTGTGCCGACCGTCAGCTCTACAGCATCAAGCACCCTGCGCCTAATTTCTCTCAGGTCGCCTCCGGTGGATAGCTCCATCAGTGTGTCTGCGCCATATTCCTCGGCGGTGCGGGCCTTCTCCACCTCCATGTCAATGTCCACAATGTCTGGCGAGGTGCCGATGCTGGCGTTTACCTTGGTCCTTAGCCCCATGCCTATGCCCACCACCCGCGATTTCCTGTGTGGGTTGCCGTAGAGGACTGTCTGGCCTCTGGCTATTCCTTCTCGTATAAACTCAGGGCAGACGTCGTCGTAACAGGCGGCCTCTTCCATCTGAGGCGTAATCTCGCCCTCTCTGGCCCGCTCTAATTGGGTCTTCATTAGTTTGTCCTAGCTATAAACGGCTGTGACCGTCTCGTTGATTAATGTTTAAAGGTTCAGGCGGGCACTACCCTTTGGGAGCTTTCCCATATCCCGTGCAGGTTGCATCTCTCCAGGACCTTCAGCGTTGTTTCCTTTTGTGTAAGAAGGGGAACCGTTACGATAGCCGAGGGGCTTCGGGGGCTGAATTCGGTCCTTGACACTAACACGTTATCGGCGTGGACCTCTATCCACTGTATCCAATGGTTTGGACTCATGCCATGAATGATGTTGCCCACCTGCGCGGTGAGGTAGAAGGGCTGATTTATCTTTACGTAGGAGGGAATGCTTATGACCGGGGCGTGTTTCTTCTCCAGAGTGGTCATGTTGTCCGGGTCGGACACGCGGTTTATGCATGCGAAGAGGTCGGTTTTTGTCCCATGCGCCCCCTTGCCGTGGCGTGCAGCACATCTGGGACACGGGGACCCGCCGGCCGCAATTCTCGATTTGCACATTTCACACGGCTCATCCGCCAGCACATCCTTCAACAACACAACCGGTCCCAGGAGGGCTAAACCTGTGCCCGTTAGAAACTCCCGCCTCCCCATGGTCCGCATACGTCCCTCCTCTTGCGATACTTACGTAAAACAAAAGCTTATTTGAACGTTATCTTCTTTACTTCCTTCTTTTGGATAATTACCAGCCCGTGAAACATCCTCCGGACGAGTAGGAAGTCTTCTGATTCACTTATCAACTCACCCTTTATCAGGGGCGAATTCTTGGACTTCAGCCTTATAAGCGCTTGCTTCTTGGGGGCCTTCTTCTCACCGAAGGTTATTTCCCAGAAGTCCAGCGGTTTGCTCCTGTTGGGAAACACC belongs to Candidatus Bathyanammoxibius amoris and includes:
- a CDS encoding retroviral-like aspartic protease family protein encodes the protein MSLSIPYNPSFLPSAPVIDCTVSIPDSTQSSSRTLPAIVDSGASISVVPQKIVTELGLVKVDKMLVAGYKEATAIRFEDVYSAKVSVSPFDKKVHRVIVTDAEHACIGRDLINNWTVTLRGKQGIIEIEEG
- a CDS encoding B12-binding domain-containing radical SAM protein, with the protein product MKSNTQEVSSIILLEHPRPDDPERHQDVVNAPLSANLLTPYISAVLKSHKMPAEIINANLMRWSMQQTLDEIKTKPPKLLAVHMVYVWDKTAGVFDMLSRLRVLCPRTHISLYGFYPTFSYDNILKQFPFIDSVAIGEAEFTLLELSKSLLDDPAPETLGQIEGLAFARIDAATGERRIIKNRPRVLNTELDGLPFPDRSDMWPHEKRGITTYVLGSRGCYGHCTFCYINPFYTNNTSASWRGRSAENVFQEIKTLYRDRGIRDFYFADANFFGPGRDGKQRASQLAGLIIKDSLKIRFGIECRANDVEEQSLSRLVDAGLREVFLGIESGCQHVLNRFKKGVSIGANEGAVKTLRRLGIEPTLGFIMFHPGSTLADVRENFEFLRKLELLRTPAVTAHILHHGQTFFRGTPDFQRVIELPQTTAEPLTGYEAFCEFSDPKVAAFSEAAVSLCRGVLDMLQPDDADVCNVTREDGMLAGVNELLISAYDDVLSRFEHGDNDETMEDLKQMARRIHDETLRAVKNSLYENTGMRT
- a CDS encoding DUF5678 domain-containing protein, with product MTLPALADTQIRRQAAPLVPIYSARNNAVMVARGQDPILRTEPLQWNTGTVKSLADVLGSFQIVIDSVDLFSGEYTPTNEQITISWVDVLGPQSTGKTDEWLRRQKEWKVAFGGNFVLACEPAIETDPWNTLEDFGEHEEVVERSDSEEFEEAVKFFNANKERLVKDYKNKFIAIVDNEVVDFDEDFSGLAERVYKKYGYRSIYMPKVTREPEVAHIPTPFLRK
- a CDS encoding acetylserotonin O-methyltransferase — translated: MKELDRMEELSWAYWKSQVIFAGVELGIFDLLGKCARSSIETAQELKTDARATEMLLDALVSLGLLRKTQRRYENTSWANEYLVRDKPLYQGARIHHMHNLWDRWARLQEAVRTGKSVVEDIGTDPARLEDFMASMHNSGIMKARLIARKFGLKRFKHLLDLGGGPGAYSIEFARLHPGLTTTVFDLEDNIQIARRCIKEAGLEERVHTRVGDCLEAEFGSEAYDVVFVSNLVHIYAPATNVGILKKCHTALQPGGTVIIHEFLLDGTGTGPLFPVLFSLNMLLGTCEGSSYDEEEMKGWLQKAGFKRPKVVRLDKDSALITGQK
- a CDS encoding phage portal protein, with protein sequence MNKIMSFIQRKSNRSLPLSLSLSPWGDGYATPVDWRSKQYMEIYGDAEYSSVWVFACVKAIAQTVASVPFVFYKDTSSGRERLPQTHPLVKLFWGVNPRMTRYDFWEASMVYMELTGNCFWALEKNNSDGHPGEIWPLRPDRMRIIPNKEELVDGYLFSVGEKSVGYGRDEMIHLKYFNPLNELWGMSPLAAVRQGLLADFYAVMYNQKFFKQGARPSGVISTQAELNDAAMWRLRAEFDQAYSGAERSHRVILLEKGLQWQSISLGQKDMEFIEQRRLSREEILAVYKVPPIEVGILEHANYANSETQDRIFWTKGVIPRLRKIEECVNTFLAPRFGVGIFGEFDLSGVEALRDNELDKSDIATKLVGSDVWTVNEARKKLWNMSPVEWGDSQSRENDSK
- the terL gene encoding phage terminase large subunit, with translation MNAGRSGLPSYRRLPHLEKRLLLCKELLAELDAWDSPAAFAGRYLRHYLTASPAPFHAELYDLMASSTENKREAVAAPRGHGKSVLMGLVYPLWAICTGRKRFIVIISSSSTISEGFLGAIIRELKENGLIRMDFGELVGREKWTSTDILCSNGVRVVAKGVGSSLRGMRSFESRPDLVICDDLEDDEGVLSAEQRRKLESWFNRSVLNLPGPEGDIIVVGTILHYDSLLSKLLKKWQGKRYRALGTDGAALWSGYYDAERLKKIKQGDGGKEGIGSIAFECEYQNNPISPEEQLIREEWISYYKPEDLYNQELLIATAIDPALGSSSSGDYSAMVTVGQVGGKIYVLEADIKRRRPAAIADAAVRNFQRWSGHSDGEEASKKKSHFLCLAVETNVFQVVLKDMLEDISRREKLFIPIRGVKNFSDKTARIASLSALIENGTILFNRDLKLLIEQLIEFPRGSHDDGPDALEMAVRQLRHHSTPRIRFI
- a CDS encoding HK97 family phage prohead protease → MPTTIYKTYGVVLKEEDDASRSFWAVASTEEADRDGDVMSTTGWELENFRKNPVVLFAHKYDSPPIAKVLETRIGNGQLMFRLQFATRAEYPFADTIYKLYRGGFLRSFSVGFIPKDWEEIAGATRGRRFKQQELVEISAVPIPTNPKALAEARRSGLISQREMKSLRNNVDRTASDQALVDKLDSMLKEVEDLTARPLISSYEVVSIIEKSIGSSVCSSGSR